One region of Jatrophihabitans sp. genomic DNA includes:
- the upp gene encoding uracil phosphoribosyltransferase, translating into MQTVIVDHPIVRTRLSVMRDETSSNAEFRAALRELATLLVYEATRQLPVTEVPIRTPVGPTLGATLANPPLLVPVLRAGLGMAEAAFNLLPESQMGFVGLARDEQTHLPVAYMASLPDSLAGRPVLVLDPMLATGGSLVHCCELLASRGASDITVICALAAPEGIATVERSGLAGRLFTASVDEGLNSNAYIVPGLGDAGDRQFGPR; encoded by the coding sequence GTGCAGACCGTCATCGTGGACCACCCGATCGTGCGCACCCGCCTATCCGTGATGCGGGATGAGACCAGCAGCAATGCCGAGTTCCGGGCGGCGCTGCGTGAGCTGGCGACGCTGCTGGTCTACGAGGCGACCCGGCAGTTGCCGGTGACCGAGGTGCCGATCAGGACCCCGGTCGGCCCGACGCTGGGCGCCACGCTGGCCAACCCGCCGTTGCTGGTTCCGGTGCTGCGGGCCGGGCTGGGGATGGCCGAGGCGGCGTTCAACCTGCTGCCGGAGTCCCAGATGGGCTTTGTCGGGCTGGCCCGTGACGAGCAGACCCACCTGCCCGTCGCCTACATGGCCTCGTTGCCCGACTCGCTGGCCGGCCGGCCGGTGCTGGTGCTCGATCCGATGCTGGCCACCGGTGGCTCGCTGGTGCATTGTTGTGAACTACTCGCCTCGCGCGGGGCAAGCGACATCACGGTGATCTGCGCGCTGGCCGCTCCCGAGGGCATCGCGACCGTCGAGCGCAGCGGGCTGGCCGGCCGGCTGTTCACCGCCAGCGTCGACGAGGGCCTCAACTCCAACGCCTACATC
- the deoC gene encoding deoxyribose-phosphate aldolase, translating to MSVLLSQSAGTGPATSGLAASSLAEAGRDDASLRRFLHGLPGVDQVGAEARAAALATRSIKTSAKAWAIDMSIRMVDLTTLEGSDTPGKVRSLCAKAARPDPSDASAPPVAAVCVYPDMVEVAVQALRGTEVQVASVATAFPSGRAALATKLVDVAEAVAAGATEIDMVIDRGAFLAGNYLKVFSEIVAVKHACGPAHLKVILETGELVTLDAVRRASWLALLAGGDFIKTSTGKVSPAATPPVALVMLQAVRDFAARTGEVRGVKLAGGIRTTKEAVRYLVMVNEVAGQRWLDPRTFRFGASSLLNDLLQQRHKLSSGAYDGPDYVTID from the coding sequence GTGAGTGTTCTCCTGAGCCAATCCGCCGGGACCGGCCCGGCCACATCAGGTCTGGCCGCGTCCAGCCTGGCTGAAGCAGGCCGCGACGACGCCTCGCTGCGCCGGTTCCTGCACGGCCTGCCGGGCGTCGACCAGGTCGGCGCCGAGGCCCGGGCGGCGGCGCTGGCGACTCGCAGCATCAAGACCAGCGCCAAGGCCTGGGCCATCGACATGTCCATCCGGATGGTCGACCTGACCACCCTGGAAGGCTCTGACACGCCGGGCAAGGTGCGCTCGCTGTGCGCCAAGGCCGCCCGGCCGGACCCCTCGGACGCCAGCGCGCCGCCGGTCGCCGCGGTCTGCGTCTACCCCGACATGGTCGAGGTCGCGGTTCAGGCGCTGCGCGGCACCGAGGTTCAGGTGGCCTCGGTGGCCACCGCCTTCCCGTCCGGCCGCGCCGCACTGGCCACCAAGCTGGTCGACGTCGCCGAGGCGGTCGCGGCCGGCGCGACCGAGATCGACATGGTGATCGACCGGGGCGCGTTCCTGGCCGGGAACTACCTGAAGGTGTTCTCCGAGATCGTGGCGGTCAAGCACGCCTGCGGACCCGCCCACCTCAAGGTGATCCTGGAAACCGGCGAGCTGGTCACCCTGGACGCGGTCCGGCGGGCGTCCTGGCTGGCCCTGCTGGCCGGCGGTGACTTTATCAAGACCTCGACCGGCAAGGTCAGCCCGGCCGCGACCCCGCCGGTGGCGCTGGTGATGCTGCAGGCGGTCCGGGACTTCGCGGCCCGCACCGGCGAGGTGCGCGGGGTGAAGCTGGCCGGCGGGATTCGCACCACCAAGGAGGCCGTCCGCTACCTGGTGATGGTCAACGAGGTGGCCGGGCAGCGCTGGCTGGACCCGCGGACGTTCCGGTTCGGCGCGTCCTCACTGCTCAATGACCTGCTGCAGCAGCGGCACAAACTGAGTTCGGG